In Kiloniellales bacterium, the genomic window GGCTTGGCCGCCCAGTCTCTGATGACGGTCGCGGGCGCCGGTTCTCACTTCGGCGGGGACGGGGGGCAGGGGGCTCAGGCCGCGCGCCAGGGCGCGCAGGTAGAGGCCCGTGCCGCCGACCAGGATGGGCAGGCGGCCGGCGCCGCGGCATGCGGCGATCTCCTGCAGCGCCATCTCGCGCCACACGCCCGCGGAACAGGCCCGGGTGCCGGGCATGATGCCGTAGAGCCGGTGCGGCGCAGCGGCCAGGGCCTCGGCGTCGGGCCGCGCGGTCAGGATGTTCAGCTCCCGGTAGACCTGCATGGCGTCGGCGTTGATCACCGTGCCGCCGAAGACGCGGGCCGCCGCCAGGGCGAGGGCGGACTTGCCGCTCGCGGTTGGCCCGGTCACGATGACGACCGGCGGTTTCGCCGGTTTTGCTGCTGCGCTCAACAAAGCTATTCTTGACCGGTTTCGGGCGCGTGCGCGGAACTCTCCGCCCCATCTATAGGCCGGCCGATGTCTCTTGTCGTCACCCTCCTCGCCGCACCCGGCGCTCAAGGCCCCTTGTCCGACGCGCTCTCCGACCTCTCCTGGGCGCTGACCGAGGCCGGCGCCGCGCTCGGCCGCCCCGACTGGCTGCAGCCCGGCCGCGCCTGCGACCTGACCTTCGAGGGTGTCGCGCTCGACGCGGCGCGCGACCTGGCCGGACGGAGCCTCGCGGGACAGGCGGTGGATTTCCACGTGCAGCTGCCGGCCGGCCGGCGCAAGGCCCTGCTCCTGGCCGACATGGAGTCGACGATCATCGGCCAGGAGATGCTGGACGAGATGGCGGACATGATCGGCCGGCGCGAGGCGGTCGCGGCCGTGACCGCCCGAGCCATGGCGGGCGAGCTCGACTTCCGGGCGGCTCTGGAGGAACGGGTCGCCCTCTTCGCGGGCCAGCCCGCCTCGCTGCTCGACCAGGTAGCCGACCGCATGACCCTTAATCCCGGCGCGGCGGCGCTGGTCAAGGGGCTGCGCGAGCGGGGCATCCACACGGCGCTGGTCTCCGGCGGCTTCACCTGTTTCGCCGAGCCGATCGCCGAGACCTGCGGCTTCGACCAGGTCTTCGCCAATCGCCTGGAGGTCGTTGACGGCGCGCTGACCGGGCGCGTCCAGGAGCCGCTGCTCGACCGGGACGCCAAGCGCATCGCGCTCGAGGAGCTCTGCACCGAGCGGCAGCTCGGCCCGGAGGCCGCCTGCACGGTCGGGGACGGCGCGAACGACGCCGCCATGCTCGAGGCGGCCGGTCTGGGTGTGGCCTACCGGGGCAAGCCCCCGGCCCGCGCCGCCGCCGCCGTCAGCCTCGACCACGCCGAGCTCGACGGCATCTGCGCCCTCATGGGCCTGCGCGACGGTGGCTGAGCTTCGGCTTCGTCAGCCGTCCCGCCAGGCCCGCGACGCCTTGCAGCGGTCGCAGATCCGGTGGTGTGCGCCCTCCGACGAAAAGGTCTCTCGGCACATCAGGCAGGTTCGCCGCCGGGCTAGCTGTCCGTAGGGCATGTCCTTGCGTTGCTTGTCCATGCCTCAGTGGACGCGGAAAAGCCGTCCGCATTGGGGCGGGCCCGTGGTCTTGTCACGGCGGGGCTAGCTCTCTGCCAGTCGGCGATAGGCGCCGCGGAAGTACACCAGGGGCGGGTCCTCCGAGCCGAGCTCGATCGCCTCGACCTGGCCGGTGACGATCACGTGGTCGCCGCCGGGAAAGGCGTCGGCCAGGCGGCAATCCAGAACCGCGAGCGTTCCCGCGAGACGCGGGCAGGCGCCGTCCCCGGAGTTCGTTTCGATACCCCGCCACTTGTCGTTGCTCACCTGGGCGAAGGTGTTGGAGAGGTCGCTCTGGTCTTCCGCCAGAAGGTTGACCGCGAAGCGGCCGGCGGCCTGGAGGTCCGCCAGGTCCGGGTTGTCGGTTCCGAGGCAGAAGAGGACCAGCGGCGGCTCCAGCGACACTGAGGCGAAGGAGCTGACCGTGATGCCGATCCTGCGGCCGTCCGGCGCGGTCGAGGTGACGACCGTCACCCCGGTCGGAAAACGGCCGAGGGCCGCGCGGAAGGTTGCTGCGTCGACGGGCATGCCGCTGAGCCCCTTTCACCAGATGAAAAAAAGTCTCACCACAGAGACACAGAGATCGCGGAGAACCAAAGACTTTGTTGCGCGCGAGCGCGCGAAAACCCTCTTGTTGTTTCTCGGTGTCCTCTGTGTCTCTGTGGTGAGACCTTCTTTGTTGGCAGCATGGTGAGGATGAAGCGGTGATCACAGTGGCGGTTGCCGGGCTGGGGGCGATCGGCCTGCCGGTGGTGCGGAAGCTCGATGAGGGGATACCAGGCCTCACCCTGACGGGGGTCTCGGCGCGGGACCGTGCCGGGGCCGAGGCCAAGATGGCGGGTTTCCGAAGGTCGGTGCCGGTGCTGCCGCTGTCGGAGCTGTCCGGCGCCGCCGACGTGGTCGTCGAATGCGCGCCGGCCGCGGTCTTCGCCGAGCTGGCCGGCGCGGTGGTCGAGGCCGGGCGCACGCTCATGACCTTGAGCTGCGGCGCGCTGCTCGCGCACATGGACCTGGTCGAGCGCGCCAAAGAGACCGGCGCCCGGATCGTCATTCCGACCGGCGCGCTTCTGGGGCTCGACGCGGTGCGCGCGGCGGCGGAGGGCGAGGTCGCGCGGGTCACCCTGCTCAGCCGGAAACCGCCGACGGGCCTGGTCGGCGCGCCGTACCTGGAACAGCACGGCATTTCCCTCGAAGGACTGCAGAAGCCCCGGAAGCTCTTTGCCGGCAATGCCTACGAGGCGGCCAAGGGCTTTCCCGCCAACCTCAACGTAGCCGTGGCCCTGGCGCTGGCCGGGATCGGGCCGGAGCGCACCACCCTGGAGATCTGGGCCGATCCGGGGATCAGCCGGAACACCCACACGGTGACAGTGGAAGCCGAAGCGGCGCGCTTCGAGATGACCATCGAGAACGTGCCGTCCGAAGAGAACCCGCGCACCGGCCGACTGACGCCGCTCAGCGTCATCGCGGCGCTCCGGCGCCTGACCGCGACGCTGCAGGTCGGGACCTGACCGGCGGCGCGGACCGCTGCGGTCTTGGTCAACATTCTGACTTAGGGCTTCCTTAAGCCGCCTATGGCACCAAGTCTGGCTCAAGCCCGAGGTGCGCCATGAAGGGGCAACCCCACTGCATCGCCGTTCGATCCCGCCGCGCCGCGCGCGGCGCCGCGGCGCTGTCGGCGCTCTGGCTCGTGGTGGCGCCCGCGTTCAGCGTCCAGGCCGCCCCGCAGCCGGAATCCGGCGGCGCACGGCAGTTCGACGTGACGGTCGATCAGGGCCTGCTCAGCCTGGAAGCGCGCGAGGCGGCGCTGGCCCGCGTGCTGCGCGCGGTCGCCGAGCAGGCGGACTTCACGCTGCGCTTCCGTGGCGAGGTCGACACCCCGGTCACGCTCAGCCTCGACGGCGTTCCCCTGGAAACCGGTATCCGCCGGCTGGTCGGACGCAACAGCCTGGTGATCATGCATGATTCCAGGGACGTGAGCACCGTGCTGGTCGACGTGGCCTACGCCGCGCCGATCGTCGCCATCGAGCACGACAGGCCGGCCTTCACCCTCGACCGCATCTACGGCGACGTGACGCGCCCCGACCGGATCGGGCGGCTTCGGACGATCCGCCGGCTTGGAAAGCGCGGCGACATGCCCGCCTTGAAGGACCTCGGCCTGGTTCTCTCGCTGGAGCAGGATCCCATGCTGCGCCGCATGGCGGTCATGGGCCTGGGGTCCGCCGGACGCGACGAGGCGGTGCCGGCCCTGGCCTTCGCGCTCGGGGACCGCAACGCCTCGGTGCGCGCGCAGGCCCTGCGCGCCCTGGCGAAGATCGAGGGCGTGGCCGCGCAGGCCGCGGTCATCGAGGCCCTGGGCGACGAGGCGGCCATGGTCCGCGCCGAGGCCGTGCGCGTGCTGGGCCTGCGCGGCGGAGAGGACGCGGTGGAAGCGCTGCGCGACGTCCTGCTCGACGAGACCGACCCGGCGATCCGTCGCGACGCCGTGGCGGCGCTCGCCAAGCTGCCGGGCGAGGAGGCCGCCTTCGCGCTCGAGATCGGCGCGGCGGACCTCGATCCGGCGGTCCGCGAGACGGCCCTGGCCGCGCTCGAAGTGCGGCCCTGATCCCTTACGACTCGTCGGTTTCCAACTCGTAGACCGAGGGGCTGGTCTTGGGCACAGGCACGAAGGTGACCCGCTCGACCGCCTTGGCCAGAGGTCGCCGCAGCATCCGGTAGCCGATGTAGAGCGCGAAGAGGCCGAGGATCCCCGCCATGATCAGGAACAGGCTGCCCGGTTCGGTCGCCTCCATCGCGGCGCCGAAGACAAGCGGCCCGGCGACCGCGCCCATGGCGTAGAGCAGCAGAAGCCCGCTCGAGGTCTCGACCAGCGCCTCGGCCGGCGCGTAGTCATTGGCGTGGGCCAGCAGCAGCGCGTAGAGCGGGATCATGAAGGCCCCGTGCAGGCAGGCCAGGGCGAAGTCGGTCAGGTGGCTGGCCGGTTCGAGCCAGGCCAGCGTCAGGCCGGTCGCCACGGTGCCGAGACTGCAGAACGCGATGAGGATGCGGCGGTCGAGTCGGTCAGAGAGACGCCCCAGGGGCCACTGGGAGATCGTCCCGCCGACCAGGAAGGCGGCCATGAAGAAGGTGACCTCCGAGACGTCGAACCCGCGGCCCTGGGCGAAGACCGGACCCAGGGTCCAGAAGGCGCCGTCGATCGCCCCGATGGCCAGGCAGCCGATGGCGCCGGTCGGAGAGAGTCGGAACAGGGCGACGATGCGCAGCTTGGCGCTGGCGATCGGCCGCGGCGCCGGCGTGTCGGTCAGGGCGATCGGCACCAGGGCGAGCGAGATCACCACGGCGGTGAGGATGAAGAGCGACGGCTCGAGGGGGTCGTAGACGTTGACGGCGAGCTGCCCCGCCATGGTCACCACGTTGGTGACGATGATGTAGATCGACAGCACCTGGCCGCGCACTTCGTTGCTCGCCTGGTCGTTCAGCCAGCTCTCGACAACCATGTAGAGCACCGCGAGGCAGAGACCGGTCAGCCCGCGCAGGGCCGCCCAGGCGACCGGGTCGACCGCCAGGGGATGGATCAGGACGGTGGCCGCCAGCAGCGCCGCGAAGCCGGCGAAGCAGCGGATATGGCCGACCGTCTTGACCGCCAGGGGGCCGAGCAGGCAGCCGACGGCGAAGCCGGCGAAGTTGGCCGTGCCCATGAGGCCGATCCAGAGTGTGGAGAAGCCCTCGAGCTGCGCCCGGATGGGAATGAGCGTCATCAGCAGGCCGTAGCCGAGAAAGAGGCCGCCCGCCCCGACCAGCAGGGTCGCGATCGATCGCGTGCTCGAGCTCATCGCGCCCACTCCCCTTTTGCGGCCGTCCGACGAAGCCCGATAGCCCGGGCCGCTCCGCAAGGCAAGCCGGGAACGCCGCCGGCGCCGGCATCTCTTGCTAAGGCCATGACAGCGTAGGAAGATCGGGCACCCTATCGGCCGGAGGCTGCCCGTGACCACGACCCGAGACCCGCGCTACGACATCCTCTTCGAACCGGTCGCGATCGGGCCGGTCACGGCGCGCAACCGCTTCTACCAGGTGCCCCACTGCAACGGCATGGGCCGGGTCCACCCGAGCTCGGCGGCGGCGATGCGCGGGGTCAAGGCCCAGGGCGGCTGGGCCGTGGTCTCGACAGAAGAGGTCGAGATCCACCACACCTCCGACATTTCGCCCTACGCCGAGGGCCGCTTCTGGGACCGGGACGACGTGCCGGGCATTGCCCGCAGCGCCGAGGCGATCCACGAGTACGGCGCACTCGCCGCCATCGAGCTCTGCCACAACGGCTACAGCTCGCCCAACCGCTACTCGCGCGTGCCGCCGCTCGCTCCCACCGGCCGGCCGGTCGAGACCTACGACCCGGTGCAGGCCCGCACCATGGACAAGAGCGATATCCGCGACCTGCGGCGCTGGCACCGGGAAGCGGCGCTCCGGGCGCGCGAGGCCGGCTTCGATATCGTCTACGTCTACGCCGGCCACGACCTGGGTATTCCCATGCACTTCATCTCGCGCCGGCACAACCAGCGGACCGACGAGTACGGCGGCAGCCTTGAGAATCGCGCGCGCCTGATGCGCGAGATGATCGAGGACACCAAGGAGGCCATCGGCGACCGCTGCGCCGTGGCGGTGCGCTTCGCCGTCGACGAGCTGCTCGGCGACGAAGGGATCGCCAGCGACGCCGAGGGCCGGGAAGTGGTCGAGCTGCTGGCCGACCTGCCGGACCTCTGGGACGTCAACGTCGCCAACTGGGCCAACGATTCCGTCACCTCGCGCTTCGCCGAGGAGGGCTTCCAGGAGGCGCAGATCGCCTTCGTCAAGCAGGTCACCGGCAAGCCGGTGGTCGGCGTCGGCCGCTTCACCTCGCCCGACGCCATGGTGTCGCAGATCAAGCGCGGCGTGCTCGATCTGATCGGCGCGGCCCGGCCCTCCATCGCCGACCCCTTCCTGCCCAAGAAGATCGAGGAAGGCCGGCTCGAGGATATTCGCGAGTGCATCGGCTGCAATATCTGCGTCTCGGGCGACTTCAACGCCGTGCCGATCCGCTGCACCCAGAACCCGACCAAGGGCGAGGAGTGGCGCCGGGGCTGGCACCCCGAGGTCATCCCGGCCAAGGGCTCGGACGCCCAGATCCTGGTGGTCGGCGCCGGGCCTGCCGGACTCGAGTGCGCGCGTGCCCTGGGCCAGCGCGGCTACCGGGTGATCCTGGCGGAGGCCGGCAAGACGCTGGGCGGCCGGGTCGACCGGGAATGCCGCCTGCCCGGCCTCTCGGCCTGGGGCCGGGTTCGCGACTACCGGGTCGGTCAGATCCAGCGCATGGCCAACGTCGAGGTCTATCTGGACAGCGCCCTCGACGCCTCCATGGTGCGCGAGTTCGGGTTCGAGCAGGTCGTGCTGGCGACCGGCGCTGAGTGGCGCCGGGACGGCGTCGGGCGGGAAAACCACCGGCCGATTCCGGGCAGCGACAAGCCCTGGGTGTTCAGCCCCGACGACGTCATGGCCGGCCGGGAGATCGAGGGCCCGGTCGTCGTCTTCGACGACGATCACTTCTATCTGGGCGGCGTGCTGGCGGAACTGCTGCGCCGGCGCGGGGAGGCGGTCACGCTGGCAACGCCGGCCGCCGAGGCGTCGAGCTGGACCCACAACACGCTGGAGCAGCGGCGGATCCAGACCGGCCTTCTGGAGTCCGGCGTGGAGATCGCGGCGCACCGCAACCTGGCGTCGGTCCAAGACGGCGCGGTGGAGCTGGCCTGCACTTTCACGGACCGGCGCGAGACCCGGCCCGCGGCGGCGGTCGTCATGGTGACGTCGCGCCTGCCCGACGATGCGCTCTACCACGAGCTGGCCGGCGATCCCGGCGCGCTCGCGGCGGCGGGGATCACCTCGGTCTCCCGGATCGGCGACTGCCTGGCGCCTTCGACCATCGCGGCCGCGGTCTACAGCGGCCACCTGCACGCCCGGGAAACCGATCAGCCGTCGTCGGCGGATGTGCCCTACAGGCGCGAGATCCCGCTGGTGTCGCCGGACTGGCCGCTGAGCCGCGTGATGCAGATAAAGTGAGAGGCGTCCGTCCCGAGGGACGAAACGCCTCTGTATCTATATTGCCCCTGAAAATAACGGGCCGCTCCAGAAAGGCGTTAACTGCCTTTAGCTACCAATCGGAGCGGTTCCTCGCCGCTAATCCGAACCCTTCACCGTGCAACCATCAAAAACTAAAGAATAACTTCGAATAATTTCCAGAACTGTATTTCAATCAAAAGTAAAAATCAAGAAGAAATAGATTGCGTAAGAATTACTTCAATTAAGCTTAATAAAAAACCGGGCTTCCGGAAACGGCAGCCGGCCGGCCGGTGATGGCGTACTTCGGGTCGCTGTAGCCGGGGGTCGAGGGATGTCCCGGCGCGACCAGGGCGTCGAGGAAGGCTTCGTCCTCGGACGACCAGGCCTGGCCGATCGCGCCCAGATACTCCTGCCACTGCCCGAGGGTGCGCGGTCCGGCCAAGACGGCGGTGACCAGCGGATTGGCCAGCACCCAGTTGAAGGCCCACTGGCCCGCGGTAACGCCCTTCGCTTCGGCGCGGGCCCTGATCTGCTGTGCGATCACCAGGGATTCGCGCCGGAACTCGGTCTCCATGATCCTTTCGTCGCCCCGGCCCGCCCGGGTTTCCGGCGGGGGGCTTTGGTCGGGCTGGTACTTGCCGGTCAGCACGCCGCGGGCCAGGGGGCTGTAGGGCACGACGCCGATCCCGTGATGGCCGCAGGCCGGCAGGATCTCGACCTCCGGCTGCCGGTCCATGGCGTTGTAGTAGGGCTGGCAGACCACGGGTTTCGGCAGGCCCAGCGCCGCCGCCCGGTGGACGACCTCGGCGATGCGCCAGCCGCGGTAGTTGCTGAGTCCGTAGAACCGCGCCTTGCCCGCCCGCAGGACGTCGCCGACCGCCGCCAGGGTCTCATCCAGCGGTACGTCGGGCACGTCGAGGTGCAGGTAGTAGACGTCGACGTAGTCCGTGTTCAGGCGGCGCAGGGAATCGTCGATCGCCTGGAGCACCCACTTGCGGCCGAGTCCGCTCTCGTTCGGCCGGCCGCTCATGGGATTGCCGACCTTGGTCGCCAGCACCCAGCGGTCGCGGTCCTGCGCGATCAGGCGGCCGACCATGGCCTCCGAGGCGCCGCGGCTGTAGACGTCGGCCGTGTCGATGAAGTTGACGCCGGCATCCCGGGCCGACGCGACGATGCGCTCGGCCTCGGGCTCGTCGGTGCGGTCGCCGAACATCATGGTGCCGAGGCAGATCGGCGAGACCATCAGGCCGCTTCGTCCGAGCGGGCGGTAGTCCATGGGGCGGTCCCTTTCCTTGGCTTGTCTCCGGTGGAGGCTCAGCCGGGGCCGCCTCCGTTCGGCGCCGCTTCGCTCTGCAGCGCCTCGATCACCGTCTCGCACTTGTTGCGCAGGTGCCGCTTGAGCACCTGGGCGAGCGCGACGCCGTCCCGCGCCTCGAGCGCACGCAGGATCTCCTCGTGCTCGGCGACCGCCGCAGCCCAGCGGTCCCGCGACATGTTGGCGACGTAGCGGGCGCGCCGGATACGCCCGGCGAGTCCCCGGTAGAGCGTCACCAGGGTCGGATTGCCGGCCCAGTCGAGGATCCTCTCGTGGATCTGCTGGTTCAGCCGGAAATAGGGCGCGAGCTCTCCGCGTTCGTAGTGCAGCACCATCTGATAGTGCAGCGCCCGGACCTCGGCGAGCCCCTCGGTCGTGATGCGTTGGGCGGCCAGTTCTCCGGCCAGGGCCTCGAGCGCCCCCATGACGGGAAAGAGCTCCTCGACCGCCTCCACGGTCAGCTGGGCGACCCTGGCGCCCCGGTTCGGCGCCAGCTCCAGGAGGCCCTCGGAGGCGAGCACCTTGAGCGCTTCCCGGAGCGGCGTGCGCGAGACCTGGAAGCGGTCGCAGAGCTCGCGCTCCGGCACCCGCGTGCCAGGGGCCAGCTCGCCCTCGACGATCAGCGTGCGCAGGCGGCCGGTCAGCTGGTCGTGCAGCGAGGGGCGGGCGATCGGCCCGGCGTCGGGACTGGGTTGTTCGGCGCGTGCGGCTTCGGGCGGCATCATTGCGCGGCCTCCCGGCTCTCTTCTTTCAGGGCGTCGGCCAGCACCCGGGCGACGTGCAGCGGTTCGCGCCCCAGGGCATCCGCGACCTGATGCCGGCAGGAGGTGCCGTCGGCGACCCAGAGAGCGTCGTCACCGGCCTCCCGCAGGGCCGGCAGCAGCGACAGCTCCGCCATCTTCATCGAGACCTCGTAGGTCTCCGCGCCGTAGCCGAAGGCGCCCGCCATGCCGCAACAGCTCGACGCCACCGTCTCGACGTCGAGCTCGGGGATCAGACCGAGCACCTTCTCGACCGCGCCCATGGCCCCGAAGGCCTTCTGGTGGCAATGGCCGTGAAGCATGGCGCGGGACTTGCCCAAGGGCCCGAGCTCGAGCGCGAGGCGCCCCCGGTCGGCCTCGGCGGCAAGGAACTCCTCGAACAGCAGCGCCGAGCCGGCCAGGGCCTCGGTCTCGGCGCCCGGCAGCAGGGCCATGAACTCGTCGCGCAGGGTCAGCAGGCAGGAGGGCTCGAGGCCGACCACGGGCAGTCCGCGGGCGACCAGGGGCGCCAGCGCCGCGGCGGTGCGCCGGGCCTCGCGGCGCGCCTCCTCGACCAGGCCCGCGGCCAGGTAGGTGCGTCCGCAGCAGAGCGGCCGGCCGCCGTCGAGCGGCCGAGGCGCGTGCAGCCGGTAGCCGGCGGCGGTGAGCACCTTCTGGGCGGCGCGCAGGTTGTCCGGCTCGAAATAGCGGTTGAAGGTGTCGGCCAGCAGCACGACCTCCGGCCCGCCTTCCGCGCCGCTTTCCGCCGGCGCGTCGAAGACGTCGCGGCGCCAGCGGGGCAGGCGGCGGCGGGCGCTCAGCCCCAGGGCCTTCTCGCTCAGGCCGGCCAGTCCAGGAACCTTATCCCGCAGGTTGGAGAGCGGCGCCAGGGCCGCCGCCAGCCGCGCGTAGCGCGGCAGGTGGGCGACCAGCCTGTCGCGCAGGGAGAGGCCGTGCTCGCGGTTGTAGTGATGCAGGAACTCGACCTTCATGCGCGCCATGTCGACGCCGGTCGGGCATTCCCGCTTGCAGCCCTTGCAGCCGACGCAGAGCTTCATCGCCTCGGCCATCTCCGGGCTGGTCAGGGCGCCGGGCCCGAGCTGTCCGGAGAGGGCGAGGCGCAGGCTGTTGGCCCGGCCGCGCGTGACGTGCTGCTCGTCGCCGGTCACCCGGTAGGAGGGGCACATCACCGCGGCGTCGCGCTTGCGGCAGGCGCCGTTGTTGTTGCACATCTCGACCGCGCCGGCGAAGCCGCCCCAGGCCGACCAGTCGAGCGCCGGCGCCGGCGCCTCGGTGCGGTAGCCCGGCTTGAAGCGGAACAGGCTGCGGTCGTCCATCTTCGGCGGATCGACGATCTTGCCCGGGTTCATCAGGCCCTTGGGGTCGAAGGCCTGCTTGACCTCCTTGAAGGCCTGGACCATGCGGTCGCCGAACATGGCGCCGTGGAACTCCGAGCGCACCAGGCCGTCGCCGTGCTCGCCCGAGTGGGAGCCCTTGTACTCGCGCACCATGGCGAAGGCTTCCTCGGCGATGGCGCGCATCTTCCTGACGTCGGCCTCCTGCTTCATGTTGAGGATGGGCCGCACGTGCAGGCAGCCGACCGAGGCGTGGGCGTACCAGGTGCCTTCCGTGCCGTGCTTGTGGAACACCTGGGTCAGGCGGTCGGTGTACTCCGCGAGGTCTTCCAGGGCGACCGCGCAGTCCTCGATGAAGGAGACCGGTTTGCCGTCGCCCTTCATGGACATCATGATGTTGAGGCCGGCCTTGCGCACTTCCCAGACCGCCTGCTGGAAGCTCGGCTCGGTCGCCTCGACCACGGCGTTGGGGAACCCCAGCTCGGCCATCAGGGCGACCAGGTCCTTGAGCTTGCGCTGCTGCGCCGCAAGGTCCTCGCCCGCGAACTCGACCAGCAGCAGCGCCGCCGGTTCGCCCCTGACGAAGGCCTCGATGGTGCTTCGGTAGAGCGGGATGTCGCGCGCCAGGTCGATCATGGTGCGGTCCGCCAGCTCGACCGCGCTCGGATCCAGGGCCACCAGGTGGCGGGTCGCGTCCATGGCCTCGTAGAAGGTCGGGAAGTGGCAGACGCCCAGCACCTTGTTCTCGGGGATCGGCTGGAGATCGAGCTCAATCGCCGTGGTGAAGCCGAGCGTGCCCTCTGAGCCGACCAGGAGGTGGGCCAGGTTGGCTGGCTCGTTGCCGGCCAGGGTATCGATGTTGTAGCCGCCGACCCGGCGCATCAGCTTGGGAAAGCGCCGGTTGATCTCGCCGGCCTCGCGCCGGCCGAGGGCGAGCAGCCGTTCGGTCAGCGCCGCAGGAGGCGCGGAGGGCGGCGCGGCGCCGCCGTGCCCGTTGCCCAGCCTGCCGAAGGTGTGGACGCCGCCGTCGCCGATGACCGCCTCGATCGCCCGCACGTTGTCGCGCATGGTGCCGTAGCGCAGCGAACGGGCGCCGCAGGAGTTGTTGCCCGCCATGCCGCCCAGCGTGGCCCGGCTGCCGGTCGAGATGTCCACC contains:
- the serB gene encoding phosphoserine phosphatase SerB encodes the protein MSLVVTLLAAPGAQGPLSDALSDLSWALTEAGAALGRPDWLQPGRACDLTFEGVALDAARDLAGRSLAGQAVDFHVQLPAGRRKALLLADMESTIIGQEMLDEMADMIGRREAVAAVTARAMAGELDFRAALEERVALFAGQPASLLDQVADRMTLNPGAAALVKGLRERGIHTALVSGGFTCFAEPIAETCGFDQVFANRLEVVDGALTGRVQEPLLDRDAKRIALEELCTERQLGPEAACTVGDGANDAAMLEAAGLGVAYRGKPPARAAAAVSLDHAELDGICALMGLRDGG
- a CDS encoding flavin reductase family protein, translating into MPVDAATFRAALGRFPTGVTVVTSTAPDGRRIGITVSSFASVSLEPPLVLFCLGTDNPDLADLQAAGRFAVNLLAEDQSDLSNTFAQVSNDKWRGIETNSGDGACPRLAGTLAVLDCRLADAFPGGDHVIVTGQVEAIELGSEDPPLVYFRGAYRRLAES
- a CDS encoding aspartate dehydrogenase, encoding MITVAVAGLGAIGLPVVRKLDEGIPGLTLTGVSARDRAGAEAKMAGFRRSVPVLPLSELSGAADVVVECAPAAVFAELAGAVVEAGRTLMTLSCGALLAHMDLVERAKETGARIVIPTGALLGLDAVRAAAEGEVARVTLLSRKPPTGLVGAPYLEQHGISLEGLQKPRKLFAGNAYEAAKGFPANLNVAVALALAGIGPERTTLEIWADPGISRNTHTVTVEAEAARFEMTIENVPSEENPRTGRLTPLSVIAALRRLTATLQVGT
- a CDS encoding HEAT repeat domain-containing protein, translated to MKGQPHCIAVRSRRAARGAAALSALWLVVAPAFSVQAAPQPESGGARQFDVTVDQGLLSLEAREAALARVLRAVAEQADFTLRFRGEVDTPVTLSLDGVPLETGIRRLVGRNSLVIMHDSRDVSTVLVDVAYAAPIVAIEHDRPAFTLDRIYGDVTRPDRIGRLRTIRRLGKRGDMPALKDLGLVLSLEQDPMLRRMAVMGLGSAGRDEAVPALAFALGDRNASVRAQALRALAKIEGVAAQAAVIEALGDEAAMVRAEAVRVLGLRGGEDAVEALRDVLLDETDPAIRRDAVAALAKLPGEEAAFALEIGAADLDPAVRETALAALEVRP
- a CDS encoding MFS transporter; the encoded protein is MSSSTRSIATLLVGAGGLFLGYGLLMTLIPIRAQLEGFSTLWIGLMGTANFAGFAVGCLLGPLAVKTVGHIRCFAGFAALLAATVLIHPLAVDPVAWAALRGLTGLCLAVLYMVVESWLNDQASNEVRGQVLSIYIIVTNVVTMAGQLAVNVYDPLEPSLFILTAVVISLALVPIALTDTPAPRPIASAKLRIVALFRLSPTGAIGCLAIGAIDGAFWTLGPVFAQGRGFDVSEVTFFMAAFLVGGTISQWPLGRLSDRLDRRILIAFCSLGTVATGLTLAWLEPASHLTDFALACLHGAFMIPLYALLLAHANDYAPAEALVETSSGLLLLYAMGAVAGPLVFGAAMEATEPGSLFLIMAGILGLFALYIGYRMLRRPLAKAVERVTFVPVPKTSPSVYELETDES
- a CDS encoding FAD-dependent oxidoreductase, coding for MTTTRDPRYDILFEPVAIGPVTARNRFYQVPHCNGMGRVHPSSAAAMRGVKAQGGWAVVSTEEVEIHHTSDISPYAEGRFWDRDDVPGIARSAEAIHEYGALAAIELCHNGYSSPNRYSRVPPLAPTGRPVETYDPVQARTMDKSDIRDLRRWHREAALRAREAGFDIVYVYAGHDLGIPMHFISRRHNQRTDEYGGSLENRARLMREMIEDTKEAIGDRCAVAVRFAVDELLGDEGIASDAEGREVVELLADLPDLWDVNVANWANDSVTSRFAEEGFQEAQIAFVKQVTGKPVVGVGRFTSPDAMVSQIKRGVLDLIGAARPSIADPFLPKKIEEGRLEDIRECIGCNICVSGDFNAVPIRCTQNPTKGEEWRRGWHPEVIPAKGSDAQILVVGAGPAGLECARALGQRGYRVILAEAGKTLGGRVDRECRLPGLSAWGRVRDYRVGQIQRMANVEVYLDSALDASMVREFGFEQVVLATGAEWRRDGVGRENHRPIPGSDKPWVFSPDDVMAGREIEGPVVVFDDDHFYLGGVLAELLRRRGEAVTLATPAAEASSWTHNTLEQRRIQTGLLESGVEIAAHRNLASVQDGAVELACTFTDRRETRPAAAVVMVTSRLPDDALYHELAGDPGALAAAGITSVSRIGDCLAPSTIAAAVYSGHLHARETDQPSSADVPYRREIPLVSPDWPLSRVMQIK
- a CDS encoding aldo/keto reductase, with the protein product MDYRPLGRSGLMVSPICLGTMMFGDRTDEPEAERIVASARDAGVNFIDTADVYSRGASEAMVGRLIAQDRDRWVLATKVGNPMSGRPNESGLGRKWVLQAIDDSLRRLNTDYVDVYYLHLDVPDVPLDETLAAVGDVLRAGKARFYGLSNYRGWRIAEVVHRAAALGLPKPVVCQPYYNAMDRQPEVEILPACGHHGIGVVPYSPLARGVLTGKYQPDQSPPPETRAGRGDERIMETEFRRESLVIAQQIRARAEAKGVTAGQWAFNWVLANPLVTAVLAGPRTLGQWQEYLGAIGQAWSSEDEAFLDALVAPGHPSTPGYSDPKYAITGRPAAVSGSPVFY
- a CDS encoding GntR family transcriptional regulator; this encodes MMPPEAARAEQPSPDAGPIARPSLHDQLTGRLRTLIVEGELAPGTRVPERELCDRFQVSRTPLREALKVLASEGLLELAPNRGARVAQLTVEAVEELFPVMGALEALAGELAAQRITTEGLAEVRALHYQMVLHYERGELAPYFRLNQQIHERILDWAGNPTLVTLYRGLAGRIRRARYVANMSRDRWAAAVAEHEEILRALEARDGVALAQVLKRHLRNKCETVIEALQSEAAPNGGGPG